The sequence TCCTTTTTGCGACGAGCATCCCGCACTCGAGTGCGTGCACGCTCCAAGGCATCGAGCTCGCGGCGAACCGCGAACGGCAGTGCTTGGCGCAATTCCTGGTCGCTCCAGAGCTTTGGCGAGAGAGATTCGAGTCTCAGCGCCAGGAAGCCATTCTGCACGGTCAGCTCCAGGTCCTGCGTCGCCAAGGGCTCTGGAGGTGGCGGCTTCACTTCCGCGGGAGGTCGCTGAGGAGCTGCAGCGCTCGAAACGGTGGGCGAGCTCACATGCGTTGGAGCGCCCCCACATGCGACGGCCAGCCCAGCCGAAACCACCAGACAGGCCCCAAGCTCAACCTTCAATCGACTACCAAGGTTCATCGACACGATGCCGAAGGCTAGCCGCACGAACCGATGGACGCCACCTACGGCGCTTGCGCCTAGATCAACTCGCGGCGTTTTGCGTCAGCGTCGAGCTGCGGGGGCTTGGAGTAGCCACCGCTCAGTTTCAACAACACCGTGTGCGCGCGGCAAGCGGGGATCTGAGCTTCCAGGTAGTGCACCGGGCAGCGTCCGATCTCCACCACTTCCATGCCGAGCTCCTTCGCGCGCGCAACCGCGTCGCGATGTCCGGAGCCGAAGTTGAACCACACGCGCTTGCAGTTGGCCTCGTGGGCGATCTCCACGGCGCCGCGTGCGCTGCGCGGCTTGACCCAGATGATGGCGAGGTCGCCGTGATCTTGCGGAAGGTCTTCCACCTTCGTGTAGACCTTGCCGCCCTTGGTCCCGCCCCTAGATTCGGTGAGTCCGCCGAGATCGAGTGCGTAGAAGGTGAGGCCCGTCTTCGTGTAGTTGTTGTAGCTCTGCGCCGGGAACCGTCCCTCCGACGAATCGCCGATGATCACGAAGCCGCGCGCGTTGCGAATGATGGTTTCAAGCGGGTGCGCCATGGGCCAGGGAGGGTACCACCGAGCGGCAGGCTCGGGCACTCGTTCAGCAGCGGGACATGCTGACGGTCATGCGCAGGAGGTCAGGGCTTCGGAAAGCACCAATTGTCGGGGCTACCGCTGAACGCGATGGGCGTGCAGTCCTTCATGTTGGCAGGACAGTCGTCGACGGACTTGCAGGTATCCGAACAGAGACCGTCGATGCAAATCGAAGTCTTGCAGTCACTTTCTTTGGTGCACGACGTGCCCGCCTCGCCGCTTCCCCGCGCGCCCGGCACGCAGCAGACATCGGGCGACGCTTCGCTTCCCAGATTCTCACATCGATCGCTCGTGTTCGCGCAATCGTAGTTGGAGAAGCAGGTGGGTGCGCTCAGCGCCGCGCAGCTCTTGGCGCCACCCGCTCCGCCGCTGCCGCTCGCACCTGCAGTGCCGCCGCTGCCGCCTGCACCCGCAGCGCCGCCGCCGCCGCTCGCTCCTGCGGCGCCGCCACTTCCGGCAATGCCGCCACTCGCTCCGACTCCGCCACTCGCTCCAACGGCGCCCGTGGCACCGTTGCCTCCAACCGCACCGCTGGCACCGACGCCGCCAGTACCGGCGTTGCCTCCCGACGCTCCGCCGCCCGTGGAGTCGTCGCTGGAACAAGCTTGCGCCGCAATACCAAGTGCACAGGTCATCGCCAGAGCGGCGAGGGGAAGTCTCTTCATGTTGCGCTCGCTATGCATCCTGACCGTGTACCATGGAATAGTGCGGGAGCCGATGCGCTCGGGGCGCACCGACTCCCGCTTGCCGGAGGAAGATCGGAGCTCAGCGGCAGGCCTGGGCTTCTGTCTGAATCCAGGCGTTCGGCTTGTGAGTGACGGGGCTTTCGATGCAGTAGTTGTACTCGGCGGAAGCACCGCAGCCGGGCGCGGTATAGCCTTTCCAACCCTCGGTCTGCCAGTACAGGCAAACTGGCGAGTCGCTGCAGAACGCGGGCGTCTCACCCACGCATGCACTCGCCATCTTGCAGGAAGAACACGTAGCCCCGCCGGTGAACTCCGCACGCTCCTTCTCTCCGCTGCCGTTGCAGTCGTAGTCGAAGCTGCCGTCGCCGCGGTGAGTCGTGAAGTACTTGGTCTGACCTGGCTTGGCGTTGGCGTTCCCGTCGTAGCAGTCCTGCTTGTTGCTCACGTAGCCGCCCTGTGCAGTCCCCGTTACGGAGCAGCCCAGCGTCTTCACCGTCGGGTTGCCGTAGCCATCCTTGTCGGAGTCACGGAACCAGTCCACGCATGCCTCGGTGCTGCCACAGGCTTTCCCGCCGCAAGTGCACGTGCCAGTCCCGCAGCTGAAGTTCGCGCCGTCGCACGCGGTGTTGCAGCAGACGCCGCTCACGCAGTTTCCGCTAGTGCAGGCGTTGTTGCCTGTGCACGCGGCGCCGTTGGTCTTCTTGAACTCGCACTTCTTGCTCGCGTTGCAGTAAGCGACGCTAGTGCAGTCGGCGTCGCTGGTGCAGCTTTCCTTGCAGCTGCTGACGCCACACACGAAGGGAGCGCACGGAATCTTGTCGACCTTGCATTCTCCCGAAGGCTCGCAGCGCGGGCTGCTCTCGACGCCGTTGCTGCATGAGGGCGTTCCACACTGGGCGTGACTGCTGCACCCAGCGTCGGCGTCGCCATCCGCGCCGTCGTCAGCATCGCCATCGGCACTGCCGGCGTCGGTGCTGCCCAGTCCGCCAAACCCCGCCTCGCCAGCCTCCGTCACCCCCGCATCTTCCGCGCTGCCGCCACTGGCTCCGCCTGCTCCACCTGCTCCGATCGTCCCACCTTCCCCCGACGCTCCCGCTGAGCCCGAAACTCCGGCGGATCCCACGCCGGAAGCCCCGGCCTCGCCATCTTCGGGGGCTGACTGAAAGTACGCATTTGAGCAGGCGAGACAGGACAGGCCGAGCACTGCGTTTGCAGCAATTGCGACGATTGTTCGGATCTTCATGGCATTTCTCGTTGTTTGAGAGGGGGTGCGTGACGCCGAGCGCCCGCTGGGTGCAACGCGGCTCAATCGGCCCGTCTCAAACTCAGTTGCGCGAAGATCTTGGGCCTGAGGGTATTGGGTCTCGACACCCGTCGGCGCGGAGCGCTACTCCCACGAAATGCGGCTGGGTCGCCTTGGCGAAGCCGGGGAAACCTGCACGACAGGGAAACCCGGAGGGATTAGTGCAGCGAGCCGCAGAGGGTTTAGACCCAAAACCAGCGGGCCGTTCGCCCCTTGCCAAGGTCGAGTCGCGACCTACAACAATGAGGTGGTTGGATCGCCGTTCGGAGTTCGTGCGAATGGGCAGCGCTTGGAGCGGATGCGGGCCAGCGCACGCTATGTGGACGGGGCGTTCCGCAACACCAGTGCCGTGAGTCCGGGGCTGCGACCGGGCACGACTTGGTCCACGATCGGAGAGTTCATCGCAGGCGGAAAGCAGCGCACGCCGTCACGACCGTTGCCCGCGTTGGACCCCCGACCGCACTGGGCGCATCCCGCGGAAACAGGCTTGCGACTGACCTGGCTCGGTCACTCGACGACGCTGATCGAGATCGATGGCGCGCGCGTGCTAACGGATCCCGTGTGGAGTCTACGGGCTTCGCCCTTCTCCTTTTCTGGGCCGAAGCGATTCCAACCCGTGCCGGTGCCGATCGAGGCACTGCCGCCCCTGGACGCGGTGGTGATCTCCCACGATCACTACGACCACTTGGATTTCATGAGCGTGCGCGCTCTGGCCAAGACTGGCGTCACCTTCTATACGGCGCTTGGTGTCGGCGCGCACCTGGAGAGCTGGGGGATCGAGTCCGAGCGCATCGTGGAGCTCGACTGGTGGGAGTCGGTCAAACTGCCGCGCGCGGAGCTTCGATTGACGGCGACGCCGTCGCAACACTTCTCGGGGCGTGGCCTGGCGGATCGCAACGCGACGCTGTGGGCTGGGTTCGCCTTGGAGGGGGCCGACCATTCGGTGTTCTTCAGCGGCGATACCGGGCTCACGGAAGAGTACGGCGCGATCGCGGAGCGCTTCGGAGCGTTCGACGTCGTGATGCTGGAGGTGGGCGCGTTCCACGAGGCTTGGGGCGAGATCCACCTGGGGCCGGACAACGCCATCACGGCGTTTGAGATGTTGAAGTCCGCGCGGCTGATGCCCGTGCATTGGGGGACTTTCAACCTGGCGCTTCACGCCTGGGACGAGCCGATCGAGCGTCTGCTGAACCGCGCGTCGGATGCCGACGTCACGCTGTTTGCGCCGCCGATCGGCGCCGCGCAGGAGCCCGCTCGTAGCTTCACCACTCCGACGTGGTGGCGAGAACCGTCGGTGGGTTGGCAGCCGTATCCGGGTATTGCTCCGGCGCGGTAGCGCGAAGCGCCGGGATCCGACGCAAGTCGTATCCGGGTGTTGCTCCGGCGCGGTAGCGCGCAGCGTCGGGATCCGACGCAAGTCGAGCCTTGGATGTCACGAGCGGCGGCGGCGGCGCGAGGCGGCAAGGCCGATCACGGCCAGTAGCGCGAGGGCACGCGCGGGCGCGTCGCTATCGCGTGACGGCACGCGACAACCGCAGCCACCGTCGTCACTAGAGGCGCTGCCCCCCTTGCCGCCGTTGGCACCGCCGCCGCCGTTGCCACCGTTGCCGCCGTTTGCGCCGCTGCCAGCGTTCGCGCCGCTACCGGCGCTGGCGCCATTGCCGCCGTTACCGCCGCTGCCGCTGGTTCCGCCACTGCCGCCACTCGGTGTGGCGTCGCTCAAGGGCGACACTCCGCCGCGCTCGAAGGCGCCCACGTCCGGCCCCGCGCCCACGACGAACCCCGCATTGATGCCGTCGATGACTTCACCCTTGTCGATCAGCCCGTGGCCGGCCGTCAGATTGAAGTCCAAGGCCGACGCGTTCTCGTAGGTCGGTTGCAGTTGGAAGCCGTGCGCCTCGATCGTACCCGATGCTGCGAGAGCGGCCTGGTTGTCGTACTTGACGTTGAGCCATTTGACGTAGCGCGCGGGATCGTCGGTCCACATGGCGTCGTAGTCGAAGTCCACGCCGCCGTTGACGGAGGAAAGCCCGTTCTCGATGACGTAGCGATGCGCTTCGTAAATGTTGTTACGCGACACGAAGGGGCCGAAGGGCAGACTTGGCGCGGCCGCCTGAGCATCCGTCACTCCCGCCATCGGCACGCCGGTCGTGTGGTACACGAGGATCCAACCGGTGCTGCCGTTGTTGATCTTCAGCACGTGCGCCTTGTAGTCGGTCATCAAGTTGCGCACGAACCACGCAGGGCCCACTTCGATGGGTGCAACGGAGATGGAGTTGAGAGCGCCCTCCACCACGTTGTGCCAGAAACGCACGTTGACGCAGGCCCCTTCGGGCTCGAGGCCGTCGTCACCGTGGTGCTTCATGCTGTTGCCGTAGACGTCCGTGTCCTTGGCAATGTCCTCGTCGGTCGTACCGAACGCGCCCACGTCGATGCCGTTGAAGGAGCCCTCGAACTGATTGAAGCGCACGACGTTGCCTCGACCGTGCTGCACACTGGCTGCGCTGGCTTCGGGGGTGTGAGCCTTGACGGCGTCCCAGGGCCACGACCAGATGCTGGTGTCGCGGAAGGTGTTGTGCTCGATCACGTTCTCGCTCGCCAGGGAGCGACGAATGCGAAAGCCTCCGTTCATGTGGTGCGCCTGATTCTTGCGCACCCAGGCATGATGCGTGTCGCGAACATCGACGGCGATCCCGCTCTGACTGGAACCGAAATAGCGGATCTCGAAGCCTTCCACCACGACGTGAGCGATCGTGTCGAGTAGGAACCCCGTGTCGCGCACCGCAACGTGAAGCGTGGTCGCGGACGGGTTACTGCCGTCGGGCATTCGCACGTACAGCTTGCCACTACCGACGAAGAAGCCGCCACTGAGTCCAGCTGCAGCGCTCGTCAGATCGTTCAGGCTGGCGTAGTCGTACAGACGCGCGTCGTCGGCAGCTACATACTCGGTCTCGCCCGTGAACGGTGTCGAGTACAAGTCGCCACCCTCGTTGGTCCAAGTCGGCTTCTCCAACGCTTCGCTCGAGCCGTCGACCACCACGCCGGGGGCGTCTGCGACAATCCAAATCGGCTTGTCCGCGGTGCCCGCCGTGGGCGGCGACACGGTCTCGCGATAGACGCCCGGTTTGACGCGAACACTGTCTCCGGGTTGCGCTTTGTCCACGCCGGCTTGAATCGTGGCGAAGGGCGCCGCTGCGGTGCCGGGATTGCTGTCGCTGCCGCTGCTCGCGTCGACCCACAGGGTGGCGCCGCTCGCCGCCGTCGGTTCGTTCGCGCGTGTCGTCGCCGTGGCGTTTTGGCTGACGGCAGCCCCGTTGTCGGGGTCCTCCAGCACGACGCGTAGATCGTAGGTCTTGCCGGGCTGAAGAAAGAAGACTGCGCCCGCATGGCGGCCACCCGCTATCTTCATCAAGGCATGGCCTTTGGTGAAGGAAGCGGCCCCCGTCTCGCGGTACTCCACGTAGGCGGTCGCATCGCCGTTGTCGTCACCGCTCACGTCCGCGTACACACCCACGCTCGCGAAGGTAGCGAAGGCCTCCACCGTGCCGAGAGCGGAAGTATTCGCCGCACGCAGCGAAGGTGCACACAGTAGCGGAGCGAAGAGCGCCATCCCAGTGAGCCATCGTCGAGACATGCACCCATGGTCGCGCAAGCCATGCCGAAGCGCCAGCCTCGTGATACCCTGCGGCGGAAATGCTGATCGCGTGTGAGCGCTTCGAGCTGGCAAGCGTCGGCCTGACCCTTCGCTTCGCGGCCGAGCGCGAGGTGGGGCTCTACTACGCTCGCGTCGATGGCGCGAGCTGGAACACGGCGCTCTTGCCGCGCGCGCAACAGCGCCCCGGGGACTGGCTCTTCTTGTGTTTGATCAGCGAAGGCGCAGTAGCAGTGTCCGATGGACTGCGCCTGGAGTCCGGGGTCCCCTTCGTCGTCACTGAAGAGCACATCGTCACGTCGTCGGAGGCGGGACCCGCGTTCCGCAGCGATCTGCCCAGCCTGGCGGGAGTTGCGCTCAGAGTGCGGGCGAGCGACCTGTCCCTCGACGTCACACCCCCGAGCCCGCTCCAGGCGTCCCCGGATGTGACTCGAGCCTTGCGGGAGGCTCTAGAAGTCATGCAAGCAGAGGAAGTGACAGTCGAATCCCTGACCGAGCCCTGGACGCGACTTCTGGACGTGTGTGTGACCCAGGGACTGATGCGGCGTCGACCTGCGCTCCAGCAAACACGGCGGGAGTCGTCGGCCCTGGCGCGAGCGAGGCGCGCGCTTTTCCCCATCCTGGAGACTTTGTTCGACAGCCCGATGCTGGTGGATGCCATGGGCCGCACGGGAAGCACTGATCGCCAGCTGCGCCGCGACATCCTGCGGCTGCAGTTGGAGTACGGCTTTTTCGATCGTGGCTGGCGTGGCGCACTGACGCGCTGGCGCCTCACGGCCGCGGTGCTGCTGCTGTCGTCGGATGCACTGACCCACGCGCAGATCGCCGAGGCCGTCGGCTACGGCGGACTGCCTGCAATGGATCGCGCCTTCAAGCGCGCGGGCCTGCCGCCGCCGAGCGCGGTGCGTGCGCGACACCGCGAACCCTTGGCGTAGTGGCGCGGCGGACTCAGCGGCGTTTGCGCGCCCAAAAGTCCTCCTGGGCGCGCGACATGATCTTCTCGAAGCCATCGAGGGGCGGCACGCCAGGAGCGCCCTTCTCCGCCACTACGAAGTTGGCTCGAGGCAGGAGCGCGGCCAAGTCCTCACTCGTCTGCAGCGGCTTTGGGAACTCCGACTTCTGGCGCGGGCGATAGCCAGGAACGTCGAGCGCATTCACGTCGTAAAGCCCGGTGTCGTAGCGCGCGCCATGCCCCACGTAGAGTGCCAAGCCGAAGGGCTCAGCAGAGGGAGAAATGTCTGGCATGCGCGCCAGCGTCCGGTTGCCGACGTGATTGGGAGCAACCAAGTGCTGTCGCGCGAAGGCATAGAAGATCAGGTCGTGCGCTACGCTGCCCCAACTGTGCCCCCAATCCGCCTCCCACACGACGTGCGTGACACCGAGGGATCTCAGGAAGTGATGCAGCTCCGCGGGCGAACGGTAGTGGGCGTAGTAGATGCCGCCCTGCCACCCAAGCACGTCCGTGATGATGGGATGGCCAAAGCCGAGCGGCCCCAAGTCGCCGTGCACCAAGACTCGAGCGTCAGCGGGCACGCGGGGACGAAACTCGTGCCAGCCAAAGCGGGCCTTGAGTCGATCGATGTAGTCCTTCCTGTAACCTGTCGACGCCAGATCGATCACCGTGCGAAGCGGCGTCGTCCCAAGCATCGCGTGGGAAGGAATGAACGGTACGTCGCTGCCCCAGGCAATCTGGATCACGACCAGGGCGCTGGCGAGCACCCGGCTGACGATGCCGGATTGCCACAACACCACCAAGAGCGCACCCGTCGTGGCTGCCATCAACGGCAGGATCGCTTGCAGGTAGCGATCTTGGTGCGACACCCAGTACCAGAGGAAGAGTCCGCCGTAGGACACCCCGGCGAGGCCCCAAAGACGCCGCCGCGCGCGCACGAAGGGCAGGCACACGGTCGTGAGCGTGAAGAGAGATCCAAAGACGGGAACGACGCCGTGCAGTCCGTACCAGTCGTGGGGCACGAAAGAAAACGTGAACAGCGCTTTGCAGGTGTCCCACAGTCGCTCCAGCGTGGAGTCGCCTGCCGGGCGCCAGAACGCGTCGGCGAAGACCAAGTCCTTGTAGGTGGCAGCTTCCGTAGACCAAGGCCGGACGGAGAGCCGCGCGTGAAGCATGGGGTAGAAGGGATCTCCGTACCAGACGAAGTTCTTGAGCCAATGGAACGACGTGCACGCCAGGGCGACCGCGCCGATGAGCGAGACGCGAGCGAGGGCCGTGAGCCGCTGCATGCCCTCGCCGGGTCGGACCGTGAGAAAGATGGAGCGCGCCACCAAAGCCAGCGCTGGGAAGACCACCAGGGTGCCGGCTTGGTACTTCGTGAGGACCGCCCCCGATGCAACGACGGCGAAAGCGATGCAGGGCCCCAGGTCGAAACGACGCCAGACCCGCAGCAGCATGAGAAAGATGGGCGGCCCCCAAAACGCCAACACGTGGTCAGCGGCGATGCTGAGGCTGCTATCGTACAAATAGATGCCCGGGAAGAGAAGGACCGCG comes from Polyangiaceae bacterium and encodes:
- a CDS encoding CoA-binding protein, yielding MAHPLETIIRNARGFVIIGDSSEGRFPAQSYNNYTKTGLTFYALDLGGLTESRGGTKGGKVYTKVEDLPQDHGDLAIIWVKPRSARGAVEIAHEANCKRVWFNFGSGHRDAVARAKELGMEVVEIGRCPVHYLEAQIPACRAHTVLLKLSGGYSKPPQLDADAKRRELI
- a CDS encoding MBL fold metallo-hydrolase; translation: MRASARYVDGAFRNTSAVSPGLRPGTTWSTIGEFIAGGKQRTPSRPLPALDPRPHWAHPAETGLRLTWLGHSTTLIEIDGARVLTDPVWSLRASPFSFSGPKRFQPVPVPIEALPPLDAVVISHDHYDHLDFMSVRALAKTGVTFYTALGVGAHLESWGIESERIVELDWWESVKLPRAELRLTATPSQHFSGRGLADRNATLWAGFALEGADHSVFFSGDTGLTEEYGAIAERFGAFDVVMLEVGAFHEAWGEIHLGPDNAITAFEMLKSARLMPVHWGTFNLALHAWDEPIERLLNRASDADVTLFAPPIGAAQEPARSFTTPTWWREPSVGWQPYPGIAPAR
- a CDS encoding MYXO-CTERM sorting domain-containing protein, which gives rise to MSRRWLTGMALFAPLLCAPSLRAANTSALGTVEAFATFASVGVYADVSGDDNGDATAYVEYRETGAASFTKGHALMKIAGGRHAGAVFFLQPGKTYDLRVVLEDPDNGAAVSQNATATTRANEPTAASGATLWVDASSGSDSNPGTAAAPFATIQAGVDKAQPGDSVRVKPGVYRETVSPPTAGTADKPIWIVADAPGVVVDGSSEALEKPTWTNEGGDLYSTPFTGETEYVAADDARLYDYASLNDLTSAAAGLSGGFFVGSGKLYVRMPDGSNPSATTLHVAVRDTGFLLDTIAHVVVEGFEIRYFGSSQSGIAVDVRDTHHAWVRKNQAHHMNGGFRIRRSLASENVIEHNTFRDTSIWSWPWDAVKAHTPEASAASVQHGRGNVVRFNQFEGSFNGIDVGAFGTTDEDIAKDTDVYGNSMKHHGDDGLEPEGACVNVRFWHNVVEGALNSISVAPIEVGPAWFVRNLMTDYKAHVLKINNGSTGWILVYHTTGVPMAGVTDAQAAAPSLPFGPFVSRNNIYEAHRYVIENGLSSVNGGVDFDYDAMWTDDPARYVKWLNVKYDNQAALAASGTIEAHGFQLQPTYENASALDFNLTAGHGLIDKGEVIDGINAGFVVGAGPDVGAFERGGVSPLSDATPSGGSGGTSGSGGNGGNGASAGSGANAGSGANGGNGGNGGGGANGGKGGSASSDDGGCGCRVPSRDSDAPARALALLAVIGLAASRRRRRS
- a CDS encoding AraC family transcriptional regulator, encoding MLIACERFELASVGLTLRFAAEREVGLYYARVDGASWNTALLPRAQQRPGDWLFLCLISEGAVAVSDGLRLESGVPFVVTEEHIVTSSEAGPAFRSDLPSLAGVALRVRASDLSLDVTPPSPLQASPDVTRALREALEVMQAEEVTVESLTEPWTRLLDVCVTQGLMRRRPALQQTRRESSALARARRALFPILETLFDSPMLVDAMGRTGSTDRQLRRDILRLQLEYGFFDRGWRGALTRWRLTAAVLLLSSDALTHAQIAEAVGYGGLPAMDRAFKRAGLPPPSAVRARHREPLA